From a region of the Oceanithermus desulfurans genome:
- a CDS encoding M50 family metallopeptidase: MNTAIVLILILGVSIFIHELGHYLAARVQGVRVPAFSIGFGPPLLRMRWAGTEWRLSLIPLGGYAEIEGMAPDFTPEGKPIPPHHGFAGLALPGKVLILVGGVIMNLLLAWFLMAWVYTAQGIPKPVETHAQVISVVEGSLAQEIGLRPGDLIVAIDGQPLQHYTDLNEVKSRTGPHTLTVERQGKTIEIRFVWDGTRDKLGVRYGPEVVYERPGFVRAFATAVDTSLRFLPEMLRSFSRGLAGLLVGSPSNELVGPVGIVNLAGEAARAGLMAVVQLAALINLSLAVFNLLPIPGLDGGRLLLVFLNAVSGGRIRPEHEALINFIGFVFLILLMVLVTFQDVQRLFGS; the protein is encoded by the coding sequence TTGAACACGGCCATCGTCCTGATCCTCATCCTTGGGGTTTCGATCTTCATCCACGAGCTGGGGCACTATCTGGCCGCCCGCGTCCAGGGCGTGCGCGTGCCAGCATTCTCCATCGGCTTCGGGCCGCCGCTGCTGCGCATGCGCTGGGCCGGCACCGAGTGGCGGCTTTCGCTTATCCCGCTGGGCGGCTACGCCGAGATCGAAGGCATGGCCCCCGACTTCACCCCGGAGGGAAAACCCATCCCGCCCCACCACGGCTTCGCGGGCCTCGCCCTGCCGGGCAAGGTGCTGATCCTGGTGGGCGGCGTGATCATGAACCTCCTCCTCGCCTGGTTCCTGATGGCCTGGGTCTACACCGCCCAGGGCATCCCCAAACCGGTGGAGACCCACGCCCAGGTGATCTCGGTCGTCGAAGGCAGCCTCGCCCAGGAGATCGGCCTGAGGCCGGGCGACCTGATCGTGGCCATCGACGGCCAGCCGCTGCAGCACTACACCGACCTGAACGAGGTCAAGAGCCGGACCGGGCCCCACACCCTGACCGTCGAGCGGCAGGGAAAAACGATCGAGATCCGCTTCGTCTGGGACGGCACGCGCGACAAGCTGGGGGTGCGCTACGGCCCCGAGGTGGTCTACGAACGACCCGGGTTCGTGCGCGCCTTCGCGACCGCGGTGGACACCTCGCTGCGCTTTCTGCCGGAGATGCTGCGCAGCTTTTCCCGCGGCCTCGCGGGGCTGCTCGTGGGCAGCCCCAGCAACGAGCTGGTGGGTCCGGTCGGCATCGTCAACCTCGCCGGCGAAGCCGCCCGCGCCGGCCTGATGGCGGTCGTCCAGCTGGCCGCCCTCATCAACCTTTCCCTCGCGGTCTTCAACCTGCTGCCCATCCCCGGCCTCGACGGCGGGCGGCTCTTGCTCGTCTTCCTCAACGCCGTTTCCGGCGGGCGTATCCGCCCCGAGCACGAGGCTTTGATCAACTTCATCGGCTTCGTCTTCCTGATCCTGCTCATGGTGCTCGTCACCTTCCAGGACGTGCAGCGCCTCTTCGGGAGTTAG
- a CDS encoding 4Fe-4S dicluster domain-containing protein: MPKPNDYAILFDASHCTGCRACQVACKQWNDLPGEATVNTGSYENPPSLSSMTWLRIKYTEGVDRGEVFWDFTRDSCMHCSSAACVEACPTGAVNYREGGVVTVDQDWCIGCRNCVQACPYDAIHFDEEKGVVDKCTLCYDRVSNGLEPACVKACPTGALHSGRFADMKALAEQRLAALKGAGYDQARIYGLAEMGGTHVLYVLLKHPSAYGLPVGPVTEKRKVASGWLSAGIAAAVLGFAGARWIAEHREEVGGER; encoded by the coding sequence ATGCCGAAACCCAACGATTACGCGATTCTGTTCGACGCCTCCCACTGTACGGGTTGCCGGGCCTGCCAGGTCGCCTGCAAGCAGTGGAACGACCTGCCCGGGGAGGCGACGGTCAACACCGGCAGCTACGAGAACCCGCCCTCGCTCTCGTCGATGACCTGGCTGCGCATCAAGTACACCGAGGGCGTCGACCGCGGCGAGGTCTTCTGGGACTTCACCCGCGATTCCTGCATGCACTGCAGCAGCGCGGCCTGCGTGGAGGCCTGCCCCACGGGGGCGGTGAACTACCGCGAGGGCGGTGTGGTGACCGTGGACCAGGACTGGTGCATCGGCTGCCGCAACTGCGTCCAGGCCTGCCCTTACGACGCCATCCACTTCGACGAGGAAAAGGGCGTGGTGGACAAGTGCACGCTCTGTTACGACCGCGTCAGCAACGGGCTCGAGCCCGCCTGCGTGAAGGCCTGCCCCACAGGCGCCCTGCACTCCGGCCGCTTCGCCGACATGAAGGCGCTGGCCGAACAGCGCCTGGCCGCGCTCAAGGGCGCGGGATACGACCAGGCCAGGATTTACGGCCTCGCCGAGATGGGCGGCACCCACGTGCTCTACGTGCTGCTCAAGCACCCCAGCGCCTACGGGCTCCCCGTTGGGCCGGTGACCGAGAAGCGCAAGGTGGCCAGCGGCTGGCTCTCGGCCGGCATCGCGGCCGCGGTTCTTGGCTTCGCCGGTGCGCGCTGGATAGCCGAGCACCGTGAGGAAGTGGGAGGTGAACGGTGA
- the dxr gene encoding 1-deoxy-D-xylulose-5-phosphate reductoisomerase: MSEPLRVVVLGSTGSIGTQTLDVVRWRGWRVVGLAAGQNRARLAEQVRTFRPEVVYAAAGTPELPPGVRTAASAAEVAAWDADIVVAAIPGLAGLEPVRAAVRAGRRVALANKESMVAAGPLLQAEARRYGARFVPVDSEHSALFQALAGERPEDVAELILTASGGPFRKGPEDLSGVTPEAALRHPRWSMGPKVTIDSATLMNKGLEVLEAHALFGVGLDRIKVVVHPQSYVHSLVRFVDGQLKAVLGPTDMRLAIQYALTYPERAPTPLAAEPLPPRLDFEPPDLERFPALELAYRAGAQGGLAPTVLNAANEVAVAAFLSGRLGFTGIARVVETVLGKTPPDPLTWENLYAADAWARAEAEEQL, encoded by the coding sequence ATGAGCGAACCTCTGCGCGTCGTCGTTCTCGGTTCCACCGGGTCCATCGGCACCCAGACCCTGGACGTGGTCCGCTGGCGCGGCTGGCGGGTCGTCGGGCTGGCCGCGGGCCAGAACCGCGCGCGGCTGGCCGAGCAGGTACGGACCTTCCGCCCCGAGGTCGTCTACGCCGCCGCCGGAACGCCCGAGCTGCCCCCCGGGGTGCGCACCGCCGCCTCGGCGGCCGAGGTCGCGGCGTGGGACGCCGACATCGTCGTCGCCGCCATCCCCGGGCTCGCCGGGCTCGAGCCCGTGCGCGCCGCCGTGCGCGCCGGGCGCCGCGTGGCCCTGGCCAACAAGGAGAGCATGGTCGCGGCCGGCCCCCTGCTGCAGGCCGAGGCCCGCCGCTACGGCGCCCGCTTCGTCCCGGTCGACTCCGAGCATTCCGCGCTCTTCCAGGCCCTCGCGGGCGAACGTCCCGAGGACGTGGCCGAGCTGATCCTCACGGCATCAGGCGGGCCGTTCCGTAAAGGGCCGGAGGACCTGAGCGGCGTCACCCCCGAAGCGGCCCTGCGGCACCCGCGCTGGTCGATGGGCCCCAAGGTCACCATCGACTCGGCCACGCTGATGAACAAGGGCCTCGAGGTGCTGGAAGCGCACGCCCTCTTCGGGGTGGGGCTGGACCGCATCAAGGTCGTCGTCCACCCCCAGTCCTACGTTCACTCACTGGTTCGTTTCGTCGACGGCCAGCTCAAGGCGGTCCTGGGCCCGACCGACATGCGCCTGGCCATCCAGTACGCCCTCACCTACCCCGAGCGCGCCCCCACCCCCCTGGCCGCCGAACCGCTGCCGCCGCGGCTCGACTTCGAGCCCCCGGATCTGGAGCGCTTCCCCGCCCTCGAGCTGGCCTACCGCGCCGGCGCTCAGGGCGGGCTGGCCCCCACGGTGCTCAACGCCGCCAACGAGGTCGCCGTCGCCGCCTTCCTGTCGGGCCGGCTCGGCTTCACCGGTATCGCCCGGGTCGTCGAAACCGTGCTAGGCAAAACCCCGCCCGACCCGTTAACCTGGGAGAACCTCTACGCGGCCGACGCCTGGGCGCGCGCGGAGGCGGAGGAGCAGCTTTGA
- a CDS encoding glycosyltransferase family 2 protein: protein MSEPLATVLIPAYNEEATIAQVVEAVKPAGFPVVVVDDGSSDRTAERAAAAGAKVVRLPANRGKGAAYAAGLAEVATPYVVLLDADLTGLKPEHLRVLLDPLLAGEAEMTVGVFRGGRWLSDIGNRITPQLSGQRALARDRLRELPGLAQARYDVELKLTRYARSQGWRVRYLPLEGVGQRLKEEKRGLLAGLAHRLRMYLQILRYALRLKA, encoded by the coding sequence GTGTCCGAACCGCTGGCGACCGTCCTGATCCCCGCCTACAACGAAGAGGCGACGATCGCCCAGGTCGTCGAGGCGGTCAAGCCGGCGGGCTTCCCGGTCGTCGTGGTGGACGACGGCTCCAGCGACCGCACCGCCGAGCGCGCCGCCGCCGCAGGGGCCAAGGTGGTGCGCCTGCCGGCCAACCGCGGCAAGGGCGCTGCTTACGCTGCGGGGTTGGCCGAGGTCGCCACCCCCTACGTCGTGCTGCTGGACGCCGACCTGACGGGCCTCAAGCCGGAACACCTGCGCGTCCTCCTCGACCCGCTGCTCGCGGGGGAAGCCGAGATGACCGTGGGGGTCTTTCGCGGGGGGCGCTGGTTGAGCGACATCGGCAACCGCATCACCCCCCAGCTCTCCGGCCAGCGTGCCCTGGCGCGCGACCGCCTGCGCGAACTTCCGGGCCTCGCGCAAGCCCGTTACGACGTGGAGCTGAAGCTGACCCGCTACGCCCGCAGCCAGGGCTGGCGGGTGCGCTACCTCCCCCTCGAGGGCGTCGGCCAGAGGCTCAAGGAGGAGAAACGGGGGCTGCTCGCCGGTTTGGCGCACCGGCTGCGGATGTACCTGCAGATCCTCCGCTACGCCCTGCGCCTTAAGGCTTGA
- a CDS encoding phosphatidate cytidylyltransferase codes for MVLFLILWVGLPLLGPALVLALWIGTGELAQMFARKSVRLNLWVLRLGGLLLLTASLPALYEQNPGVPWREVALGLVLFSAFIYELFAGANIPRLAFSVLALLYLPWTLGYFLLLRYSPDATLGLVTLSLPLVATFATDVGAYFVGRTIGRTKLAPTVSPNKTVEGFIGGLVAAFLALFTYTWLIQGAFPFGRGELLVFAVLLSFAAQLGDLTESMLKRYTGVKDSGQFLPGHGGLLDRLDSLIFSVPLTYYLLVIFT; via the coding sequence GTGGTGCTCTTCCTCATTCTCTGGGTCGGGCTGCCGTTGCTCGGCCCTGCGCTCGTGCTCGCCCTCTGGATCGGCACCGGCGAGCTCGCCCAGATGTTCGCGCGCAAATCGGTGCGGCTGAACCTCTGGGTGCTGCGCCTCGGCGGCCTGCTGCTGCTCACCGCCTCGCTGCCGGCGCTCTACGAACAGAACCCGGGCGTCCCCTGGCGCGAGGTCGCCCTCGGCCTCGTCCTCTTCTCGGCCTTCATCTACGAGCTGTTCGCCGGGGCCAACATCCCCCGCCTGGCGTTCAGCGTCCTGGCCCTGCTCTACCTGCCCTGGACCCTGGGCTACTTCCTGCTGCTTCGCTACTCCCCCGACGCCACCCTGGGTCTGGTCACCCTCTCGCTCCCGCTCGTCGCCACCTTCGCCACCGACGTGGGCGCCTACTTCGTGGGACGCACGATCGGGCGCACCAAGCTGGCGCCGACCGTCAGCCCCAACAAGACGGTGGAGGGTTTCATCGGCGGCCTGGTGGCCGCCTTCCTGGCGCTGTTCACCTACACCTGGCTCATCCAGGGCGCCTTCCCCTTCGGGCGTGGCGAACTTCTGGTCTTCGCGGTGCTGCTCAGCTTCGCCGCCCAGCTGGGCGACCTCACCGAATCGATGCTCAAGCGCTACACCGGCGTCAAGGACTCGGGCCAGTTCCTCCCCGGGCACGGGGGGCTGCTCGACCGCCTGGACAGCTTGATCTTCAGCGTCCCCCTCACGTACTATCTGCTGGTGATCTTTACATGA
- the rpsB gene encoding 30S ribosomal protein S2: protein MACNISIKELLEAGVHFGHETKRWNPKMKRFIYAERNGIFIIDLQKTLVQMQAACGYVEDLAARGGVILYVGTKKQAQEIVQIEADRVGMPYVNQRWLGGMLTNFKTISARVKRLEELEQLFDSEDINERPKKEQVRLQHELDRLRKYLGGFRRLSRLPDALFVVDPTKEAIAVAEARKLGIPIVALADTDSDPDLIDHIIPGNDDAIRSIQLVTSRLTDVVIEARGGGEETTEAEAAEAEAAAAGETETEEAKE from the coding sequence ATGGCCTGTAACATCAGCATCAAGGAACTGTTGGAAGCCGGGGTTCACTTTGGTCACGAGACCAAGCGCTGGAACCCCAAGATGAAGCGCTTCATCTACGCGGAGCGCAACGGCATCTTCATCATCGACCTGCAGAAGACGCTCGTGCAGATGCAGGCGGCCTGCGGCTACGTGGAGGACCTGGCCGCGCGCGGCGGCGTGATCCTGTACGTGGGCACCAAGAAGCAGGCGCAGGAGATCGTGCAGATCGAGGCCGACCGCGTAGGCATGCCCTATGTCAACCAGCGCTGGCTGGGCGGGATGCTGACGAACTTCAAGACGATCAGCGCCCGGGTGAAGCGGCTGGAGGAGCTCGAGCAGCTCTTCGACTCCGAAGACATCAACGAGCGTCCCAAGAAGGAGCAGGTGCGCCTGCAGCACGAGCTCGACCGCCTGCGCAAGTACCTGGGCGGCTTCCGCCGGCTCAGCCGCCTCCCCGACGCCCTCTTCGTCGTCGACCCCACCAAGGAGGCCATCGCGGTGGCCGAGGCGCGCAAGCTGGGCATCCCCATCGTGGCGCTGGCCGACACCGACAGCGACCCCGACCTGATCGACCACATCATCCCCGGCAACGACGACGCCATCCGCTCGATCCAGCTCGTCACCAGCCGCCTTACCGACGTGGTCATCGAGGCCCGCGGCGGCGGCGAGGAAACCACGGAGGCCGAGGCTGCGGAGGCCGAGGCGGCCGCAGCCGGCGAGACCGAAACCGAGGAGGCCAAGGAATGA
- the fdnG gene encoding formate dehydrogenase-N subunit alpha — protein MLTRRDFFKVGGAASGVFFLRGRAQPSGQKRLHKPVGEHPVICPYCATGCGMIAAAQGGRLVNLEGDPDHPINRGQLCSKGEAARGFVESPYRMTKTLYRAPGSDTWEEKPIDWMIQQIARRIKETRDKYWIQQDDDGYVVNRTEAVAFLGGSSNGNEECYMFIKFARALGLNYIEHQARICHSSTVPALGESFGRGAMTNHPIDFKNADVILIEGGNPAEQHPLTFKWIMEAKDRGAKVIVVDPRFNRSAARADVFAQIRVGTDIAFMGGLIHHILENKLYDEYYVKNYTNATLLVNPEFKTATDLDGLFSGYNPTPDNPNEKGVYDRSTWTYQIGEDGYAKRDPTMTDPNSVFQLLKKQYSRYTLPMVSKITGIPEAKLKQIYDLFGSTGQVDRVGTITYAMGATQHSYGTQHIRAYAIVQLLLGNIGRAGGGVNALRGHSNVQGSTDHALLYHILPGYMPVPDRKFPTLKSYLEAKTPKRLLPNAPNWWENLPKYFISQLKAWWPKIDPEISYLYLAKLGPHVGGKPDASSDYSHHALLHAALSGVLKGLIAVGQNPAMSAANVNMARKALDSLDWLVVLDPFETETAAHWKRPGVDPKSIKTEVFFIPTPVWVEKTGSITNTGLWAQWYEKAAEAPEGTVDEMYFFTKLVEELKKLYAEGGAFPDPIVNLSWPEWSEEQSVHWAKEINGFDLTTGEQVASFTKLRDDGTTASGNWLYAGSWTEKGNMMARRDSKTDHPAGIGIYPNWAWCWPVNRRIRYNRASVWFDTGQPRDEKRWVIRWNDTAGKWEGDVPDGGWKPGTVLPFIMKSDGLGHLFALSLKDGPFPEHYEPWESAVLNPFGQQNDPVCKVWHFKDLDVYGDPKDYPIIATTYRLTEHWHTGMMSRNVPWLLELQPDPFVEIGTDLAGELGIKNGEWVLVESARGAVEAVAIVTPRIQPLKIEDENGARVVNQVGIPWHWGYMGGGARPESAGNALTPSVHDPNCFIPETKAMLVRLKKLAKPPKKIDLNARI, from the coding sequence GTGCTTACCCGACGCGATTTCTTCAAGGTCGGCGGCGCCGCCAGCGGCGTTTTCTTCCTGCGGGGCCGCGCCCAGCCGTCGGGGCAGAAACGGCTGCACAAACCCGTTGGCGAGCACCCCGTCATCTGCCCCTACTGCGCGACCGGCTGCGGCATGATCGCCGCAGCGCAGGGGGGGCGGCTGGTCAACCTGGAGGGCGACCCCGACCACCCCATCAACCGCGGGCAGCTCTGCAGCAAGGGCGAGGCGGCGCGCGGCTTCGTCGAGAGCCCCTACCGCATGACCAAGACCCTCTACCGGGCCCCGGGCTCCGACACCTGGGAGGAGAAGCCCATCGACTGGATGATCCAGCAGATCGCCCGCCGCATCAAGGAGACCCGCGACAAGTACTGGATCCAGCAGGACGACGACGGCTACGTGGTCAACCGCACCGAGGCCGTGGCCTTCCTGGGCGGCAGCTCCAACGGCAACGAAGAGTGCTACATGTTCATCAAGTTCGCCCGCGCCCTCGGTCTCAACTACATCGAGCACCAGGCGCGTATCTGCCACTCCTCGACGGTGCCGGCGCTCGGGGAAAGCTTCGGGCGCGGGGCGATGACCAACCACCCCATCGACTTCAAGAACGCCGACGTCATCCTCATCGAGGGGGGCAACCCCGCCGAGCAGCACCCGCTCACCTTCAAGTGGATCATGGAGGCGAAGGACCGCGGGGCCAAGGTCATCGTCGTGGACCCGCGCTTCAACCGCAGCGCCGCCCGGGCCGACGTCTTCGCCCAGATCCGGGTGGGGACCGACATCGCCTTCATGGGAGGGTTGATCCACCACATCCTCGAGAACAAGCTCTACGACGAGTACTACGTCAAAAACTACACCAACGCGACGCTGCTGGTGAACCCCGAGTTCAAGACCGCGACCGACCTCGACGGCCTCTTCAGCGGCTACAACCCCACGCCCGACAACCCCAACGAGAAGGGGGTCTACGACCGCAGCACCTGGACCTATCAGATCGGGGAAGACGGTTACGCCAAGCGTGACCCGACGATGACCGACCCCAACTCGGTCTTCCAGCTGCTCAAGAAGCAGTACAGCCGCTACACGCTGCCGATGGTCAGCAAGATCACCGGCATTCCCGAGGCCAAGCTGAAGCAGATCTACGACCTCTTCGGCTCCACCGGGCAGGTCGACCGGGTCGGCACGATCACCTACGCCATGGGGGCCACCCAGCACTCCTACGGCACCCAGCACATCCGCGCCTACGCCATCGTCCAGCTGCTGCTGGGCAACATCGGGCGCGCCGGCGGCGGGGTGAACGCGCTGCGCGGCCACTCGAACGTGCAGGGGTCCACCGACCACGCGCTGCTCTACCACATCCTGCCGGGGTACATGCCGGTGCCCGACCGTAAGTTCCCCACCCTCAAGAGCTACCTCGAGGCCAAGACCCCGAAGCGGCTTCTGCCCAACGCCCCCAACTGGTGGGAGAACCTGCCCAAGTACTTCATCAGCCAGCTCAAGGCCTGGTGGCCGAAGATCGACCCGGAGATCAGCTACCTCTACCTGGCCAAGCTGGGCCCCCACGTCGGCGGCAAACCCGACGCCTCCAGCGACTACTCCCACCACGCCCTGCTGCACGCGGCCCTCTCGGGCGTGCTCAAGGGCCTGATCGCGGTGGGTCAGAACCCGGCGATGAGCGCGGCCAACGTCAACATGGCCCGCAAGGCGCTCGACAGCCTCGACTGGCTCGTCGTCCTCGACCCCTTCGAGACCGAGACGGCGGCCCACTGGAAGCGCCCCGGCGTGGATCCGAAGAGCATCAAGACCGAGGTCTTCTTCATCCCGACCCCGGTCTGGGTCGAGAAGACCGGCTCGATCACCAACACCGGCCTCTGGGCGCAGTGGTACGAGAAGGCGGCGGAGGCCCCCGAAGGTACGGTCGACGAGATGTACTTCTTCACCAAGCTGGTGGAGGAGCTCAAGAAGCTGTACGCCGAGGGCGGTGCCTTCCCCGACCCCATCGTCAACCTTTCCTGGCCGGAGTGGTCCGAGGAACAGTCCGTTCACTGGGCCAAGGAGATCAACGGCTTCGACCTCACGACCGGCGAGCAGGTGGCCAGCTTCACCAAGCTGCGCGACGACGGCACCACCGCCTCGGGCAACTGGCTCTACGCCGGCTCCTGGACCGAGAAGGGCAACATGATGGCGCGGCGCGACTCGAAGACCGACCACCCGGCGGGCATCGGCATCTACCCGAACTGGGCCTGGTGCTGGCCGGTCAACCGGCGCATCCGCTACAACCGCGCCTCGGTCTGGTTCGACACCGGTCAGCCGCGCGACGAGAAGCGCTGGGTCATCCGCTGGAACGACACCGCCGGCAAGTGGGAGGGCGACGTCCCCGACGGCGGCTGGAAGCCGGGCACGGTGCTGCCCTTCATCATGAAGTCCGACGGGCTGGGGCACCTCTTCGCCCTCAGCCTCAAGGACGGTCCCTTCCCCGAGCACTACGAGCCCTGGGAGTCGGCGGTGCTCAACCCCTTCGGCCAGCAGAACGACCCGGTCTGCAAGGTCTGGCACTTCAAGGACCTGGACGTCTACGGCGATCCGAAGGACTACCCGATTATCGCCACCACCTACCGCCTGACCGAGCACTGGCACACCGGGATGATGAGCCGCAACGTGCCCTGGCTGCTCGAGCTGCAGCCTGACCCCTTCGTCGAGATCGGCACCGACCTGGCGGGCGAGCTGGGCATTAAGAACGGCGAGTGGGTGCTGGTGGAGTCGGCGCGCGGGGCGGTCGAGGCGGTGGCCATCGTGACGCCGCGCATCCAGCCGCTCAAGATCGAAGACGAGAACGGCGCGCGCGTGGTCAACCAGGTGGGGATTCCCTGGCACTGGGGCTACATGGGCGGCGGGGCCCGTCCCGAATCGGCCGGAAACGCCCTCACGCCCAGCGTGCACGACCCCAACTGCTTCATCCCCGAGACCAAGGCGATGCTGGTGCGGCTGAAGAAGCTCGCCAAGCCGCCCAAGAAGATCGACCTGAACGCCCGGATCTAG
- the tsf gene encoding translation elongation factor Ts translates to MSQLELIKKLRAATGAGMMDVKKALEEAGWDADKAIQILREKGAVKAAKKADREASEGIVTDYIHHNKRVGVLLELNCETDFVARTDDFQQLGKDIAMHIAMAAPKYVSVDEVPAEELEKEKEIYRTAAINEGKPENIAEKIAEGRIKKYLQEVVLLEQPFVKDDKITVGELIQQAIGKIGENIKVRRFCRFELGA, encoded by the coding sequence ATGAGCCAGCTCGAACTGATCAAGAAGCTGCGCGCCGCCACCGGCGCGGGCATGATGGACGTCAAGAAGGCGCTGGAAGAGGCCGGCTGGGACGCCGACAAGGCGATCCAGATCCTGCGCGAGAAGGGCGCGGTCAAGGCGGCCAAGAAGGCCGACCGTGAGGCCAGCGAGGGCATCGTCACCGACTACATCCACCACAACAAACGCGTCGGCGTGCTGCTCGAGCTCAACTGCGAGACCGACTTCGTGGCCCGCACCGACGACTTCCAGCAGCTGGGCAAGGACATCGCCATGCACATCGCCATGGCCGCACCCAAGTACGTGAGCGTCGACGAGGTGCCGGCCGAGGAGCTGGAAAAGGAGAAGGAGATCTACCGCACCGCCGCGATCAACGAGGGCAAGCCCGAGAACATCGCCGAGAAGATCGCCGAGGGGCGCATCAAGAAGTACCTGCAGGAGGTCGTCCTCCTGGAGCAGCCCTTCGTCAAGGACGACAAGATCACCGTGGGCGAGCTGATCCAGCAGGCCATCGGCAAGATCGGCGAGAACATCAAGGTGCGCCGCTTCTGCCGCTTCGAGCTCGGGGCCTGA
- the pyrH gene encoding UMP kinase, with protein sequence MKYHRVLLKLSGEFLAADDGRGYSAEATQSLAAEIARAHATGVEMGIVVGAGNLWRGTRQGMGMDRATADYIGMLATVMNALALQDALEREGLETRVQTALTITEVAEPYIRRRALRHLEKGRVVIFGGGTGNPFFSTDTAAALRGLEIGADAVLMAKNKVDGVYDDDPRKNPGARKFDELSYLDLLAKGLQVMDATAVSLCMEGKLPIVVFDIFQPGALVGIIQGERIGTIIHE encoded by the coding sequence TTGAAATACCATCGCGTACTGCTCAAGCTTTCGGGTGAGTTCCTGGCCGCCGACGACGGACGCGGCTACTCGGCCGAGGCCACCCAGAGCCTCGCCGCGGAGATCGCCCGCGCCCACGCCACCGGCGTGGAGATGGGGATCGTCGTCGGCGCCGGCAATCTTTGGCGCGGCACCCGTCAGGGGATGGGCATGGACCGGGCCACGGCCGACTACATCGGGATGCTGGCCACGGTCATGAACGCCCTGGCCCTGCAAGACGCACTCGAGCGCGAGGGTCTGGAGACCCGCGTGCAGACGGCCCTGACGATCACCGAGGTCGCCGAGCCCTACATCCGCCGGCGGGCGCTGCGCCACCTGGAGAAGGGGCGGGTCGTCATCTTCGGCGGCGGCACCGGCAACCCCTTCTTCTCCACCGACACCGCCGCCGCCCTGCGGGGGCTCGAGATCGGCGCCGACGCGGTGCTGATGGCCAAGAACAAGGTCGACGGCGTCTACGACGACGACCCCCGCAAGAACCCGGGCGCCCGCAAGTTCGACGAGCTCAGCTACCTGGACCTGCTCGCCAAGGGGCTGCAGGTCATGGATGCGACCGCGGTGAGCCTGTGCATGGAGGGCAAGCTGCCCATCGTCGTCTTCGACATCTTCCAGCCGGGGGCCCTCGTCGGTATCATTCAAGGGGAACGCATCGGGACTATAATTCACGAATAG
- the frr gene encoding ribosome recycling factor yields the protein MFKPLFKETREHMQKTLEVFESNLATLRTGRANPALLEHIKVDYYGSMMPLNQLASISAPDARTLVVQAWDQNALPLIEKAIRDSDLGLNPNNQGDTLFINIPALTAERRKEIVKAAHNYAEEARVAVRNIRRDALHRIKKLSEEEHLPEDDVKRAEKEVQELTDEFIEKINAELEAKEKEILSE from the coding sequence ATGTTCAAACCGCTGTTCAAGGAAACCCGCGAACACATGCAGAAGACGCTCGAGGTCTTCGAGTCCAACCTGGCGACGCTGCGCACCGGCCGCGCCAACCCGGCGCTTTTGGAGCACATCAAGGTGGACTACTACGGCTCCATGATGCCGCTCAACCAGCTGGCCAGCATCTCGGCGCCCGACGCGCGCACGCTGGTCGTGCAGGCCTGGGACCAGAACGCGCTGCCCCTGATCGAAAAGGCCATCCGTGACTCCGACCTTGGCCTCAACCCCAACAACCAGGGCGACACCCTCTTCATCAACATCCCCGCGCTCACCGCGGAACGCCGCAAGGAGATCGTCAAGGCCGCGCACAACTACGCCGAGGAGGCGCGCGTGGCCGTGCGCAACATCCGGCGTGACGCGCTGCACCGCATCAAGAAGCTGAGCGAAGAAGAGCACCTCCCCGAGGACGACGTCAAGCGCGCCGAGAAGGAGGTCCAGGAACTCACCGACGAGTTCATCGAGAAGATCAACGCCGAGCTGGAGGCCAAGGAAAAGGAAATCCTCAGCGAATGA
- the uppS gene encoding polyprenyl diphosphate synthase: MSLPRHVAIIMDGNGRWAEARGLPRYRGHLAGHGAIREAVSGALEAGVEWLTLFAFSTENWRRPSSEVRALFELFESVLREETPELVERGVRIHIIGDRLHLPDSLREAIEAAERASANADRLHLVGALNYGGRQEIVRAAAQLAALGEPITEASLRSAFYLPEMPDPDLIIRTSGEMRLSNFFLWQSAYSEIWVTETLWPDFTKEEFAHAIRAYQTRRRRFGGVPQG; encoded by the coding sequence ATGAGCCTCCCCCGCCACGTGGCCATCATCATGGACGGGAACGGCCGCTGGGCCGAGGCCCGCGGCCTCCCCCGCTACCGCGGCCACCTGGCGGGCCACGGCGCCATCCGTGAGGCCGTGAGCGGCGCGCTCGAGGCCGGCGTCGAGTGGTTGACCCTCTTCGCCTTCTCCACGGAGAACTGGCGGCGTCCCTCGAGCGAGGTCCGGGCGCTCTTCGAACTCTTCGAGAGCGTGCTGCGCGAGGAAACCCCCGAGCTCGTGGAGCGCGGGGTGCGCATTCACATCATCGGCGACCGCCTCCACCTGCCCGACAGCCTGCGCGAGGCCATCGAAGCCGCCGAGCGCGCCTCCGCGAACGCCGACCGCCTGCACCTCGTCGGGGCCCTCAACTACGGCGGCCGCCAGGAGATCGTCCGCGCCGCCGCGCAGCTGGCCGCCCTGGGGGAACCGATCACCGAGGCCAGTCTGCGCTCGGCCTTCTACCTGCCGGAGATGCCGGACCCGGACCTGATCATCCGCACCAGCGGCGAGATGCGCCTCTCGAACTTTTTCCTCTGGCAGAGCGCTTACAGCGAGATCTGGGTCACCGAGACGCTCTGGCCCGACTTTACGAAGGAGGAGTTTGCCCACGCCATCCGAGCCTACCAAACCCGCAGGCGACGCTTCGGCGGAGTCCCTCAAGGATAG